Proteins co-encoded in one Quercus robur chromosome 8, dhQueRobu3.1, whole genome shotgun sequence genomic window:
- the LOC126696100 gene encoding uncharacterized protein LOC126696100: MDLWRFCRTFVLAFSILELLCVSAEEKYKSAIGDPGMRRDNLRVAIESWNQCNEVGEEAPNMGSPRMADCFDVHGSESLRKCNHKVYERDNRLGIKDSSGEINASNADLYAAQKEIYLGKKCQVQDKPRPWQFWMIMLKSGNTDTTAAICPMNGKKARPFPPEPRFPCFGKGCMNMPLMYHNYTKSVKGENGNTRLRGSFYGSWDLDANVTKAVTKNDTSYYSVTWEKELRKGSWVFHHLLKTSSKYPWLMIYLRSDATTGFSGGYHYQTRGMSKIIPKSPNFKVRFTLDIKQGGGEKSQFYLMDIGSCWKSNGKPCNGDVTTDVTRYSEMIINPSTQPWCKPNNLQLCPPYHTLPNGTRIHRTDNVNFPYSAYHLHCSPGNAQHLEEPYNLCDAYSNPQPQEILQILPHPIWGDYGYPTKKGEGWIGDSRTWELDVGRLSRDLYFYQDPGTVPVARYWPSIDLGTEIYISGNEVAEWTVSDFDIILP; the protein is encoded by the exons ATGGATTTATGGCGGTTTTGCCGCACATTCGTGCTTGCCTTTTCTATTTTGGAGCTATTATGTGTTTCGGCTGAAGAAAAGTATAAATCAGCCATTGGCGACCCCGGGATGAGAAGAGATAATCTTAGGGTAGCAATTGAATCTTGGAATCAATGCAACGAGGTTGGCGAAGAAGCCCCAAACATGGGAAGCCCAAGGATGGCTGATTGCTTTGACGTCCATGGTtctgaatcactccgtaagtgta ATCACAAGGTGTATGAAAGAGACAACAGGCTTGGGATAAAGGACTCTTCTGGAGAAATAAACGCCAGCAATGCAGACCTTTATGCGGCGCAGAAAGAGATCTACTTGGGGAAAAAATGCCAAGTCCAAGACAAGCCAAGACCATGGCAGTTCTGGATGATAATGCTAAAGAGTGGCAACACGGACACAACAGCCGCTATATGCCCGATGAATGGTAAGAAAGCAAGGCCATTCCCACCGGAGCCTCGGTTTCCATGCTTCGGTAAAGGGTGCATGAACATGCCATTGATGTACCATAACTATACAAAAAGCGTTAAAGGGGAAAATGGCAATACACGACTAAGGGGAAGTTTTTATGGGTCGTGGGACTTGGATGCAAATGTTACAAAGGCTGTTACTAAAAATGACACTTCATACTATTCTGTGACTTGGGAGAAGGAACTTAGAAAAGGAAGCTGGGTTTTTCATCATTTGTTGAAGACATCGTCAAAGTATCCATGGTTAATGATATACTTAAGGTCGGATGCCACAACGGGATTCTCCGGAGGATATCATTATCAGACAAGGGGAATGTCAAAAATA ATACCAAAATCTCCCAATTTCAAAGTTAGATTCACACTTGACATAAAGCAAGGAGGGGGTGAAAAGAGCCAATTTTACCTCATGGACATTGGGAGCTGTTGGAAGAGTAATGGAAAACCCTGCAATGGGGATGTGACCACAGACGTGACTCGATACAGCGAGATGATCATAAACCCTAGTACCCAACCATGGTGCAAGCCAAATAATCTACAACTTTGTCCTCCATACCACACTCTTCCAAATGGGACTCGCATCCATCGAACAGACAATGTTAACTTCCCTTATAGTGCATATCACCTACACTGCTCTCCAGGGAACGCCCAACATCTTGAGGAGCCCTACAACTTATGTGATGCATATAGCAATCCTCAACCTCAAGAGATTTTGCAAATTTTACCTCACCCGATTTGGGGGGACTATGGATATCCAACAAAGAAGGGTGAGGGTTGGATTGGGGATTCGAGGACTTGGGAACTTGATGTTGGAAGGTTGTCTCGAGATCTTTATTTCTATCAG GATCCAGGTACTGTGCCTGTGGCAAGGTATTGGCCATCGATTGACTTAGGGACAGAAATATACATTAGCGGCAATGAAGTAGCTGAATGGACAGTTAGCGACTTCGACATCATCTTACCTTGA